The following are encoded together in the Vanrija pseudolonga chromosome 7, complete sequence genome:
- the atg22-1_0 gene encoding Autophagy-related protein 22-1, producing MTTGDGASYSDKVSHGSHDHHKLEAGDAGVTPHLGPGPPSIMTDDEATLFASPLPITGERKTTTRKELWSWYLYYVGNSGLGPFNFAISAWQNLLYQAGWDPASARGTVPCGTGTGCVLEAYGHVRDINSIVYITNGLSFAFQAVLFLIIGSFADYGTWRPHITTAFTVLAWGVSFGWLGVMTPNKWKAGTALYILGLIGYQGALTFWTAAFPGLARDLPEMQESEHELAAGQISQEMFEKRDMLERNRLANVSFFVCSVGELVVLAILAGILVAIITDAPDSNTKALSYVCAYSAGVWILCAIPWLLFEQYRPGNKLPPNTTYVTAGVKQIYHAFRLCLRLKQTFIYLAAYFMLGDCLNTLVTVIATLQNEVVSYDTKMLNYLLIDGIGAQAIGIGVFWLIQKKFVIRTKTMLLVNALFINLLAVWGCIGITQKGFGFHNTWEFWFYQAYYGVFVCPWYAISQAMISEVVPRGKEFLFFALFSIIGKTSSFIGPFVSSAIQDRSGNGNMPFTFLLALGVVSTAILVCVDVKKSHKECRQYLDDEAKRIYKLGNPSSSSGEVEAVVVESKGKL from the exons ATGACCACTGGCGATGGCGCAAGTTATAGCGACAAGGTGTCGCACGGGTCGCATGACCATcacaagctcgaggcgggggACGCCGGCGTCACCCCGCATCTCGGCCCCGGCCCGCCCAGCATcatgaccgacgacgaggcaacGCTCTTCGCCTCTCCGCTTCCAATCACGGGCGAGCGCAAGACGACAACACGCAAGGAGCTCTGG TCGTGGTACCTCTACTATGTCGGCAACTCTGGCCTCGGGCCGTTCAACTTTGCCATCAGCGCGTGGCAGAACCTGCTGTACCAGGCGGGCTGGGacccggcgtcggcgcgcggcacggTCCCCTgcggcacgggcacggggtgcgtgctcgaggcgtaCGGACACGTGCGGGACATCAACTCGATCGTGTATATCACCAACGGGCTGTCGTTTGCGTTCCAGGCCGTCCTGTTCCTTATCATCGGCAGCTTTGCAGACTATGGCACGTGGCGCCCGCATATCACGACGGCATTCACTGTCCTCGCATGGGGCGTGAGCTTTGGCTGGCTCGGTGTCATGACACCAAACAAGTGGAAGGCCGGAACGGCCCTCTACATCCTCGGCCTGATCGGGTACCAGGGCGCGCTGACCTTTTGGACCGCTGCATTCCCGGGGCTTGCGCGCGATCTGCCAGAGATGCAAGagagcgagcacgagctcgccgccgggcAGATCAGCCAGGAGATGTTTGAGAAGCGCGATATGCTGGAGCGCAACCGGCTAGCCAACGTATCGTTCTTTGTCTGCTCGGTCGGTGAGCTCGTGGTCCTCGCCATCCTGGCCGGCATCCTTGTCGCCATCATCACCGACGCGCCTGATAGCAACACCAAGGCGCTGAGCTATGTCTGCGCGTACAGTGCCGGCGTGTGGA TCCTCTGTGCCATCCCGTGGCTCCTCTTCGAACAGTACCGCCCCGGCAACAAGCTGCCTCCCAACACGACGTACGTGACGGCCGGTGTCAAGCAGATCTACCACGCCTTCCGCCTCTGTTTGCGCCTGAAGCAGACGTTCATCTACCTCGCCGCGTACTTTATGCTCGGCGACTGCCTCAACACGCTGGTGACGGTCATTGCGACGCTGCAGAACGAAGTCGTGTCATACGACACGAAGATGCTCAACTA cctcctcatcgacggcatcggcgccCAGGCCATCGGTATCGGAGTCTTCTGGCTCATCCAGAAGAAGTTTGTCATCCGCACCAAGACGATGCTGCTCGTCAACGCCCTCTTCatcaacctcctcgccgtgtGGGGCTGTATCGGCATCACGCAAAAGGGTTTCGGCTTCCACAACACCTGGGAGTTTTGGTTCTACCAGGCCTACTATGGCGTGTTCGTCTGCCCATGGTACGCAATCTCGCAGGCCATGATCTCCGAGGTCGTCCCGCGCGGCAAGGAG TTCCTCTTCTTCGCGCTCTTCTCCATCATCGGCAAGACGTCGTCCTTCATCGGTCCGTTTGTGTCGAGCGCGATCCAAGACCGATCAGGCAACGGCAACATGCCATTCACGTTCCTGCTCGCTCTCGGCGTGGTCTCCACCGCCATCCTCGTCTGcgtcgacgtcaagaagTCGCACAAGGAGTGCAGGCagtacctcgacgacgaggccaagcggATCTACAAGCTCGGCAATCcgtccagcagctcgggcgaggttgaggcTGTGGTGGTTGAGTCAAAGGGCAAGCTGTAG
- the pccA gene encoding Propionyl-CoA carboxylase, biotin carboxylase and biotin-carboxyl carrier subunit has protein sequence MTRTIPNRPLRILVANRGEISLRLQASILALGHVPLGIYTAHETAHAPHLLHLDRAQRLLIPGDGARAYLDIPALIAVATEAKADAVMPGYGFLSESPEFAQAVTNAGMVWIGPRPETLALYGDKYASKKFADEAGVPVLPSTSSNASLAEIQAFAKGLPKGTKVLLKALEGGGGRGIRIAQTDADIPEAYESCKREALASFGSDKVFAEPFLVGARHIEVQIVGDGKGGVRGVGERECSLQRRHQKVIELCPSPSLVNQPAFRAAIIEAARTLAAKGKFLSLATFEFLVLAPTPESKGYFYFLECNPRIQVEHTVTEEAYGGIDLAAAQIRTALGEPLDAVLPPIPATPPHAALQLRVNAERFLPDANAVGTTGTLTSFVVPSGPGVRLDTAAHPPLGGEIGAYKQGLAFDSLLAKITVVAADYPSTVAKARRVLEHVRIGGVGTNRALLVALTESDNVIHNRGVSTRFVEQNFDALHKRMVELEKQWAAQATAEGAGKDAVEPGWSEADLPPAAAGQAYIKTHLPGRLVSLTLKEGAAVRKGDAVAILESMKMEHTVRSEVSGTVVRPVASEGDSLDDGAALALITVDENANDDDGGAGKEEAIDLDFKPPTLVELESVRAEYDDDHAVRQKGTGRRRARGYRTARENLNHLVDFGSFTEYGDLAQAAQASRLSPANLAATRNDGVIVGWGKVNGWRTAACIYDYAVLAGTQGHFHHLKLDRMFKSVLDNPAPLVLYAEGGGGRPGDVDVTGIEVAGLNTPSFTLLAHVNARGIPIVGIANGNLFAGNAALLGCSDFIIATDDPGTSIGMGGPAMIEGGGLGVLKPEEVGPVRTTHLANGNVDILVKDEAEATDLAKTLIAIFQPPLRAPQEGRTAWYSRDTRLFRHVVPIDRKRAYDIHSALDLLSDDGTPFLEVGKHWGQSLITGFVRVKGVAVGVLASNVLSPLGGAVDAPSARKGSRFLNILTKTRAAHVITLCDTPGFMVGTAAEKEGGLKDFPAFFAACAAFTDSGGRFFGLTVRKAYGLGVQALLGGSTLVPFHSAAWPTGEFGGMGIEGAVKLGYSKELAAVADPKKRAELEKKFVDELYVRGRAINMAQKTEIDTVIDPAETRDWLERCLDSVEPRVAWWLERRSRGGWSRL, from the exons ATGACGAGGACAATACCAA ACCGGCCGCTgcgcatcctcgtcgcgaACCGCGGCGAGATCTCGCTCCGGCTCCAAGCGTccatcctcgcgctcggccatGTCCCGCTGGGCATCTACACGGCGCATGAGACGGCACATGCACCGCACCTGCTCCACTTGGACCGGGCACAGCGGCTGCTGATCccgggcgacggcgcacgCGCGTACCTCGACATCCCGgccctcatcgccgtcgcgacagaagccaaggccgacgccgtcatGCCGGGCTACGGCTTCCTGTCCGAGTCGCCCGAGTTTGCGCAGGCCGTCACCAACGCCGGCATGGTGTGGATCGGCCCCCGGCCAGAGACGCTCGCACTGTACGGCGACAAGTACGCCAGCAAGAAGtttgccgacgaggccggcgtgccggTCCTcccgtcgaccagctcgaaCGCGAGCCTCGCCGAGATCCAGGCGTTTGCAAAGGGCCTCCCGAAGGGGACCAAGGTGCTACTGAAAGCGCTtgagggtggcggcggacgcggtATCCGCATCGCGCAGACGGATGCCGACATTCCCGAGGCTTACGAGAGCTgcaagcgcgaggcgctggccaGCTTTGGCAGCGACAAGGTGTTCGCCGAGCCGTTCTTGGTCGGCGCGAGGCATATTGAAGTCCAgatcgtcggcgacggcaagggaGGCGTgcggggcgtcggcgagcgcgagtgcaG CCTCCAACGGCGACACCAAAAGGTCATCGAGCTGTGTCCCTCCCCGTCGCTGGTCAACCAGCCGGCCTTCCGTGCCGCCATcatcgaggccgcgcgcaccctcgcggccaagggcaagtTTCTGTCGCTCGCGACGTTCGAgttcctcgtgctcgccccgACACCCGAGTCAAAGGGCTACTTCTACTTCCTGGAGTGCAACCCGCGCATCCAGGTCGAGCACACGGTCACTGAGGAGGCGTACGGCGGCATCGACCTGGCTGCAGCGCAGATCCGCACCGCGCTTGGAGAGCCGCTCGACGCTGTGCTCCCCCCGATTCCTGCAACGCCGCCCCACGCGGCACTGCAGCTCCGCGTCAACGCCGAGCGCTTCCTGCCTGACGCCAACGCTGTCGGCACAACCGGCACACTGACGTCCTTTGTTGTACCTTCCGGCCCCGGCGTCAGACTCGACACGGCGGCACACCCGCCCCTCGGGGGCGAGATTGGCGCGTACAAGCAGGGCCTGGCGTTCgactcgctgctcgccaagatcaccgtcgtcgcggccgactaCCCTTCGACTGTGGCCAAGGcccgccgcgtgctcgagcacgtgcgtatcggcggcgtcggcacgaACCGCGCCCTCCTGGTCGCGCTGACCGAGTCGGACAATGTCATCCACAACCGCGGCGTGTCGACACGGTTCGTCGAGCAGAACTTTGACGCGCTGCACAAGCGCatggtcgagctcgagaagcagTGGGCGGCGCAGGCTACGGCCGAGGGAGCTGGCAAGGACGCGGTCGAGCCGGGATGGAGCGAGGCTGATCTGCCTCCTGCGGCCGCTGGCCAGGCGTACATCAAGACGCATCTCCCCGGCCGGCTCGTCAGCCTCacgctcaaggagggcgcTGCAGTGCGCAAGGGCGACGCGGTTGCCATCCTCGAGAGCATGAAAATGGAGCACACTGTGCGCTCAGAGGTGTCCGGTACCGTCGTGAGGCCGGTCGCGTCCGAGggcgacagcctcgacgacggcgcggccctGGCGCTGATCACGGTCGACGAGAatgccaacgacgacgacggtggcgcGGGCAAGGAAGAGgccatcgacctcgacttcAAGCCGCCCAcgctggtcgagctcgagtcggtGCGGGCagagtacgacgacgaccacgccgtgCGGCAGAAGGGCACGGgcaggcggcgtgcgcgtgggTACCGTACTGCACGAGAGAACCTcaaccacctcgtcgactttgGCTCGTTTACAGAGTACGGTGAcctggcgcaggcggcgcaggcaagCCGCCTCAGCCCGGCCAACCTCGCTGCCACGCGCAACGacggcgtcatcgtcggctGGGGCAAGGTCAATGGCTggcgcaccgccgcgtgTATCTACGACTATGCGGTGCTCGCGGGCACGCAGGGCCACTTCCACcacctcaagctcgacaGGATGTTCAAGAGCGTGCTGGAcaaccccgccccgctcgtGCTGTACGCcgagggtggcggcggccgcccgGGTGACGTCGACGTCACGGGCATCGAGGTTGCCGGACTCAACACGCCAAGCTTTACCCTCCTCGCGCATGTCAACGCGCGCGGTATCCCGATTGTCGGCATCGCCAACGGTAACCTCTTCGCCGGCaacgcggcgctgctgggctgCTCCGACTTTATCAtcgccaccgacgacccTGGAACTTCCATCGGCATGGGTGGACCGGCCATGATCGAGGGCGGcggtctcggcgtcctcaagcccgaggaaGTCGGCCCTGTGCGGACCACGCACCTGGCCAACGGCAAcgtcgacatcctcgtcaaggacgaggccgaggcaacCGACCTCGCCAAGACGCTCATCGCCATCTTCCAGCCGCcgctccgcgcgccgcaggaAGGCCGGACAGCGTGGTACTCGCGCGACACGCGCCTGTTCCGACACGTGGTCCCGATCGACCGCAAGCGCGCGTACGACATCcactcggcgctcgacctgctcagcGACGACGGTACGCCGTTCTTGGAAGTCGGCAAGCACTGGGGCCAGTCGCTCATCACGGGCTTTGTGCGTGTCAAGggcgtcgcggtcggcgtgctcgcgtccAACGTCCTCTCGCCTCTCggtggcgccgtcgacgcgccgagcgcacgtAAGGGTTCGCGCTTCCTCAACATTCTGACCAAGACGCGCGCGGCTCACGTCATCACGCTGTGCGACACGCCCGGCTTCATggtcggcaccgccgccgagaaggagggcggGCTGAAGGACTTCCCGGCATTCTTTgcggcctgcgccgcgtTCACCGACTCTGGCGGCCGCTTCTTCGGTCTGACAGTGCGCAAGGCGTACGGCCTCGGTGTgcaggcgctgctcggcggctcgacgcTCGTGCCCTTccactcggcggcgtggcctACGGGCGAGTTTGGTGGTATGGGTATCGAAGGCGCAGTCAAGCTCGGCTACAgcaaggagctcgcggccgtcgccgaccccaagaagcgcgccgagctcgagaagaagtTTGTGGACGAGCTTTACGTCCGTGGTCGCGCAATCAACATGGCGCAGAAGACCGAGATCGACACGGTCATCGACCCCGCCGAGACGCGTGACTGGCTCGAGCGGTGTCTCGACAGCGTCGAGCCGCGCGTGGCCTGGTGGCTGGAGCGTAGGAGCAGGGGAGGCTGGTCGAGGTTGTAG
- the ATO2_2 gene encoding Ammonia transport outward protein 2, whose protein sequence is MSNTNESSPQPAGYYGNDVEKGMDRQIERMITPGGHPIDYSQPGIPAQHRKYGNPVPVGLLAFAANFYLFGLYGLGLRGVGGVNGLVPLLTIFGGVGQTMVGWFEMFIGNTYSGTMFISFGGFCFGLACMFIPSFGVIAGYSDANGQLTNQFAQALGMYLLVWAGIVFLFILASLRASVAILAVLVCACMAFMLVGIAQMTGNVAVGKAGSSFCIIAATMGVWAAMAGFWTPDTTYPWVRISPIDLSPKED, encoded by the exons ATGTCCAACACCAACGAGTCGAGCCCCCAGCCCGCTGGCTACTACGGCAACGATGTCGAGAAGGGTATGGACCGCCAGATCGAGCGCATGATCACGCCTGGCGGCCACCCCATCGACTACTCGCAGCCCGGTATCCCCGCCCAGCACCGCAAGTACGGTAACCCCGTCCCTGTCGGTCTGCTTGCGTTCGCTGCCAACTTCTACCTCTTCGGCCTGTATGGTCTTGGCC TccgtggcgtcggcggcgtcaacgGCCTCGTCCCCCTCCTCACCATCTTTGGTGGTGTCGGCCAGACCATGGTCGGCTGGTTTGAAATGTTCATCGGCAACACCTACTCTGGCACCATG TTCATCTCGTTCGGCGGCTTCTGCTTCGGCCTCGCGTGCATGTTCATCCCCTCGTTCGGCGTCATCGCTGGCTACTCGGACGCCAACGGCCAGCTCACCAACCAGTTCGCCCAGGCGCTTGGCATGTACCTCTTGGTCTGGGCAGG catcgtcttcctcttcaTCCTCGCTTCGCTCCGTGCCTCGGTCGCCATTCTCGCCGTGCTTGTTTGCGCCTGCATGGCGTTCATGCTCGTCGGCATTGCCCAGATGACCGGCAACGTTGCCGTCGGCAAGGCTGGCTCCTCATTCTGCATCATCGCAGCCACAATGGGCGTCTGGGCCGCCATGGCCGGTTTCTGGACACCAGACACGACTTACCCCTGGGTCCGCATCTCGCCCATCGACCTCTCGCCCAAGGAGGACTAA
- the HNM1_13 gene encoding Choline transport protein, protein MSHSDEEKEAVASPQADGTGTGTGTGVVHLERRFSFLACLGMAFIMLNSWTGDLGVVLPSGGSVSVVYGCIVSAIGAATTGLSLAEFCHVYPVTGGQYDWVYIITPERYRRPVSYVVGWLAAAGWIALTAVSAAFCGTFISAFVALWHPDFTLTNWHTFLIYIAFCILPFLLNTFAIRLLPLVEKAGFYWGVSGIVVVSIVLLATASPGFQPPKAVFATFTNETGWPDGVAFLLGLLQSTLGLAGYDAITHMMEEMPAPSKNGPKVLLLAIALGAVTGWLFLVILLLCLKDIDAVIASPTGPLLAIYQQATNSAAGATCLAMFNFLCMVFMTQGIMTIASRMVWTFARDRGLGHLSPILAPVHPTLKVPVWSVVFVLVWCVVLGLIYLGSTVAFNAIASSSLSLLQISYFIPILIVFVRGDAVYADQPRTWSLGRWRRPINAVALAFLLTTSVCFAFPPALPVTGSSMNYDVVVLAIVALFAVGTWVTDAHKNFYGPSELEQRIQEGRRMW, encoded by the exons ATGTCccacagcgacgaggagaaggaggctgTGGCCAGCCCGCAGGCAGATggcacgggcacgggcacgggcacgggcgTGGTCCACCTCGAGCGCAGGTTTAGCTTTCTCGCGTGCTTGGGCATGGCCTTTATCATGCTTAATTCGTGGACGGGTGA cctcggcgtcgtgctaCCCTCTGGCGGCTCCGTGTCGGTAGTGTACGGCTGTATCGTCTCGGCgatcggcgccgccacgacGGGCTTGAGTCTGGCCGAGTTCTGCCATGTCTACCCCGTCACCGGGGGGCAGTATGACTGGGTTT ACATCATCACGCCGGAGCGGTACCGCCGTCCCGTGTCCTACGTCGTCGGGtggctcgctgctgccggctGGATCGCGCTGAcggccgtgtcggcggccttTTGCGGCACGTTCATCTCGGC cttcGTCGCCCTCTGGCACCCCGACTTTACTCTCACCAACTGGCACACGTTCCTCATCTACATCGCCTTCTGCATCCTCCCCTTCCTGCTCAACACGTTTGCCATCCGCCTCCTGCCGCTGGTCGAGAAGGCAGGGTTCtactggggcgtcagcggcaTCGTGGTGGTCAGCATCGTGCTCCTGGCCACCGCGAGCCCGGGGTTCCAGCCGCCCAAGGCCGTATTCGCGACGTTCACCAACGAGACGGGG TGGCCGGACGGTGTTGCCTtcctccttggcctgctccAGTCGACTCTTGGTCTTGCCGGCTACGACGCGATCACGCATATGATGGAGGAgatgccggcgccgtccAAGAATGGGCCCAAGGTGCT CCTCCTAGCAATCGCGCTCGGTGCCGTTACCGGCTGgctcttcctcgtcatcctcctcctgtGTCTCAAGGACATTGACGCAGTGATTGCTAGCCCTACGGGaccgctcctcgccatctACCAGCAGGCGACGAACAGTGCCGCGGGG GCCACCTGCCTCGCAATGTTCAACTTCCTCTGCATGGTCTTCATGACCCAGGGCATCATGACGATCGCCTCGCGCATGGTGTGGACATTTGCGCGTGACCGCGGCCTCGGGCACCTGAGCCCCATCCTCGCGCCGGTGCACCCCACCCTCAAGGTGCCCGTGTGGAGTGTCGTCTTTGTGCtcgtgtggtgtgtggtgctGGGACTGATTT ACCTCGGGTCTACCGTCGCGTTCAATGCTATCGCTTCATCGTCGCTGTCTCTCCTGCAGATCAGCTACTTCATCCCGA TCCTCATCGTCTTTGTCCGCGGCGACGCAGTGTACGCCGACCAGCCCCGGACGTGGTCGCTCggtcgctggcggcgtccGATTAACGCCGTGGCGCTTGCGTTCCTCCTCACGACGTCGGTCTGCTTTGCGTTCCCGCCCGCGCTCCCGGTGACGGGCAGCAGCATGAACTACGAcgtggtggtgctcgccATCGTGGCGCTCTTTGCGGTTGGGACGTGGGTGACGGACGCCCACAAGAACTTTTACGGGCCCAGCGAGCTCGAACAGCGTATCCAGGAGGGGCGTCGGATGTGGTGA